CAGGGTATAAAACCACTTGCCGTTCGTGCCCTTCAGCCACCCGTACTGGTCTCCGTTGGTCACGAATCGGAACGGGCGCGGGCTCTCCAGTTGCCAGCCCAGGCGCGTGTTCAGTTCGCTCACAAACCACTCCAGGCCGCGCTTGTCGATGGTATATTTCAGCCTCGAGTTCCTTCTGTCGGACCGGTTGCCGTAGTCCCGCTGGATCGCGATAACCGTTTCTGCCGCCTCGATCACCTTTTCTTTCGGCACATAACCGATCACGTCGGCAAGTCGCGCATAAGTCGTTTCCACGCCAAAGGTGCTGCCCAGGCCGCCGCCCACACACACATTGAAGCCCATCAACTGGCCGTTTTCCTCAATCGCGATCAGACCCAGATCGTTGGCGAAAACATCTATGTCATTCCGGGGCGGAATGGTTAGTGCTATTTTGAATTTGCGGGGCAGGTACGTTTCGTGGTACAAAGGCTCCGCATCCGGCGTGCCGCTCACCTTTTCCTTGTCCAGCCATATCTCGTGGTAGGCGGTCGTCTTCGGCTTGAAGTACTCGCTTATCTGTGCGGCCATGTCATATACCTCCTCGTGTATCGGCGACTGGTGCGGATTCGGGCTGCACATCACGTTGCGGTTCACGTCGCCGCAGGTGGCGATGGTGCTCAGCAGCGCGTCGTTCACGGCCTTGATGGTGGGCTTGAGGCCGCGCTTGAGGATGCCGTGGAACTGGAACGACTGCCGCGTGGTCAGTTTCATGGTGCCGTTGCCGTACTTATCAGACAGCTCGTCGAGGATGAGCCACTGGTCCGGCCTCGTGATGCCGCCCGGCACCCGTACCCGCACCATGAACTGGTACAAGGGTTCCAGCTTCTGCCGCTTCCGCTCGCTTTCCAGGTCCCGGTCATATTGCTGGTAAGACCCGTGGTACTTGATCAGCTTCACATCGTCGGGGTGCAGGGCGCCCGTCAGCGGGTTGCTCAGACTCTCCTTGATGGTGCCCCGGAGAAAATCACTCCGCTCCTTTATATATTCGTCGTCAGACAATCTCTGCTTTTCCAGTTGCTC
This window of the Pontibacter russatus genome carries:
- the cysI gene encoding assimilatory sulfite reductase (NADPH) hemoprotein subunit — encoded protein: MEEQLEKQRLSDDEYIKERSDFLRGTIKESLSNPLTGALHPDDVKLIKYHGSYQQYDRDLESERKRQKLEPLYQFMVRVRVPGGITRPDQWLILDELSDKYGNGTMKLTTRQSFQFHGILKRGLKPTIKAVNDALLSTIATCGDVNRNVMCSPNPHQSPIHEEVYDMAAQISEYFKPKTTAYHEIWLDKEKVSGTPDAEPLYHETYLPRKFKIALTIPPRNDIDVFANDLGLIAIEENGQLMGFNVCVGGGLGSTFGVETTYARLADVIGYVPKEKVIEAAETVIAIQRDYGNRSDRRNSRLKYTIDKRGLEWFVSELNTRLGWQLESPRPFRFVTNGDQYGWLKGTNGKWFYTLFVEHGRVKDEEGYVLKKALREVALVLNGDFRLTGNQNLIIGNVEEGEKDIIENILLQHGVLNHPKLTGLRLSSMACVALNTCGLAFAESERYLPSLVDKLDVLMRKNGLETDAINIRMTGCPNGCARSSLGEIGFVGRALGRYNLYLGASHNGDRLNTLYKEMLSEEAILEALEPILAAYAQEREAGEHFGDFVIRKNIVEPTDRPVRVLA